The Denitromonas sp. genomic sequence AGGGAGCGGTACTTGGTGGTTTTCCCGTCGTAGCTGACCTCGGTCACGCCGGAGGCGTAGGCCCGCTTGATCGCGTCGAGTTGTGCCTGCGTGAATCTGGCCATGTCAGAACCATTTCCTGCCCCGCGAGCCCATCCAGTCGGACGAGCGGCGCGGCGCCTGCTTCGTTGACGGCCGGTTCGGAACGCCCGCGGGTGGCGCGGCGTCCTCACGACCGAGATTGATCTGTTCTTCCAGCTGCTCCCAGCGGCGCTGGTCCCAGCGATCCAGCCCCATCAGCCAAGCGGCTGCGCGGGCGTAGACGCGGCAGTCGAGGGCCTCGTTGCGGTCCCGCGTCTTCTGCCACTCGAGCTTCTGAAAGCCCTGCCTCGTCTTGATGGTCATCAGCTGCTCGGCGGTCAGCTGCTTCATCCACTCGGCGGGCGTCCCCTTCGGGATGTGGATGTAGCCGGTCGGCCATTCTCCACCGGCACTGATGTCCTCTTCCGTCGGCGCGTTCAGCCGCAGGAAGCGGTAGGTCTCGCTCTTGAAGACCGCGCCCGCGACCTTCCAGAGCTGCACGCCGCGCCGCAGTTTCCGGCCCGCCTCGGTCGTCTCGACGTAGGTCGGCCCATCCACAGGCGTTGACCGGTCGAAGCCCGCGACGCCCTTGATCGCGATCACCTGGCCGCGCCCGACCGAGCGCACCCACGAATAGACCGCGTCGGTCGTCACACCGTCGCCGGTGTCGATCGCCATTCGGGCCAGCGCCATGTTGGCACCGCCCTCGTGCGGCCATGTGGTGTTCAAGAACTCCGTCAGGTCGTGCCAGACTTCCGGCCGCGCCGTGTCGCCCTCGATGACGATGTGGTCCACCAGCCAAGAGCGAAGGTTCTTGCCCCAGCCCCAGACGTCGATCTCGATCCGGTCGCGCTGCACGTCCGCGCCACCTGTCAGCACCAGCACGCCCTCTGGCGCGTGGCCCAGCTGCCAGTTCTCCCGGCGCTCGTAGAGGCGCTGCCAGTCGGGCGCTTCGCCCTTCTCCTGCCACGTCTCACCGAGGACCGTGTTCTTCAGCGTCTTCAGAGCGGCGTCGTTGCCCACCGCCTGCTCCCAGCCGCGGGCGATTTCCTCCCAAGAGAGCCACCCGAGCGGCGAATAGAGGCCGCTGATGTGGAAGCCCACCACGCCAGCCGCCTGCGCGTTGGCGAGCGTCTCCGGGTCCGCCGTTGGCATCCAGCATGCGCCGTTCGCCTCGTCCATCATCGCGGTCTTGTGCCGCTCGGCGATGGGCTCGTCGCAGTGCTCGCAGATGTAGCGCGCCGTCTCCGGGCGCCCTTTCTCCCAGCGAAGGCGCTCGAACTGCAGCCATTGCAGGCCACCACAGTGCGGGCAGGGCACGTGGTAGCGCTGCTGATCGCTCATCTCGTACTCCCGCTCGATCCGCGACAGGCCCTTGATCGTGGGCGTCGAGGCGAGAAACACCTTGCTCCTATGGCCGAAGCTGATCGTCCGGGCCTCGGCCAGCGCGATCGGGTCGCCTTCGCCGTCGAGGTCGCCCGGGTAGGCGTCCACCTCGTCCAGGAAGACCCAGCGCGCGGGCATCGAGCGAAGGCCCACCGCGCTGTTCGCGCCGGTCAGGATCAGCTGGCCGCCCGGAAACCGCTTCCCGAGGATCGTGTTGCCGCTGTCCCGTGACCGCGATGGCATCACCAGCGCCCGCAGCTCTGGGCTTTCCTCGATCAGCGGGTCGATCCGCTGCTGCGAGAGGCGCTTGGCCAGATCGACCGTCGGCTGCACCGCGAGGAACGGGCCCGGAGCCCGGTGCATCGCGAACCCGATCCAGTTGTTGCCCGCCTCGGTCGCTCCTACCTGCGCCGCCTTCATGAACACCACCCGCTGCGCCGGGCTCGATGGCGACAGCGCGTCCATGATCGCCCGCATGAACGGCGTCCGCGCGGTCCGGTAGGGCCCGGCCTCGGACGCTGCCCGCGAGGACAGGATTCGGTGCCGATCCGCCCACTCCGAGACGGTCAGCGCGGGATCCGGAGCGAGCCCTGCCAGCCATGCGCGGCGGATTTCGTCCGCGCCGTCGAAATCAGCGAAGTTCAAGCTTCACCTCGGCCATGTCGGCCAGATGCTTCCGCAGGTACTTGTCGAGCACCTGCTCCATCTTGTGCGGGTCGACGCCCAGCTCAGCCGCCATGTTCGCGGCCACGCGGGGCGGCCAGTTCTGCCAGGCGTCGCGTTCCCGCCGTGCGAGGTCGAAGACCGCAGCGGTGGTGCGCGCTCGATCGACCAGCTCGCCCTTCATCTTGGCCAGCTTCACCTTGGCGGTCTGCGCCTTGATCACCTCGTTGGCCATCCGGGCGCGGAGGAAGGACACCTCGCCGCCCGCTGTCGGGTCCGGTTCTGCGCCCGCCTCGCGCAGGGTCTCGCTTACCGCCTCGATTGCCGAGCGCGGCACCGGCTTCGTCGCCGATGCCCGCGCGGTGCCCGCGGCGGTCGCCGCTCCCATCGCTTGGGCGTTCGGCCCGCGCTGCTTCGCCGGGTCCGTCTGGGCGTCCCATTGGCGATCCGCCTTGACCGGGTCGATCGTGCCGTCAGCCTCGACCGTGATGCGACCGGTCGCGATGGCCTTGCCCACCGCTGTGTGGCTGACACCGCGGTGCGCGGCGTATTGCCGACGCGACATTCCCATTCGGCCAGGCTCCCCTTCGACACTCCCCTTCCGGCTGGGGTTTCCGCTTATAAAGCAATGATATTGCTGCGATTTCTCTACACTGTAAGCGCCCGTAGAGCGATGGTGATTACACCAAGCGACGCACCCCGCGACGCACCAGCCACGGAGCCAGACCGATGAAAGCCCGCACCCGCGACAACACCGCCGCCCTCGACGCCTTCCTCGCGAAGAAAGCCGAAATCGACACCATGCTCGCCCGCCTGCAGGCGCTCAGCGCGGACCACTTCGAAGCCAGCCCGGACGAGGTGAACTGGGGCCACGTCGGCACGCTCGGCTTTTATGCCGAGCAGCTGAAGCGCATCACCGACGCCGCCTTCAAGGAAGGGGAGCACGCCGAATGACGACGCTTTCCGACACCCAGCTTGTGATCCTGAGCGCCGCCGCGCAGCGCAAGGACCACCTCGCTCTCCCTTTGCCAGCCAACCTTCGCGGCGGTGCCGCTTCCAAGGTGGTTGGCGCGATGCTTGCCAAGGGCCTCCTTCAAGAGGTCGACGCCGACTTGCGCAATAGCGAGCCGGTCTGGCGCGAGACCGGCGACGGTCACGGCACCACGCTGGTGGCCACGGACGCGGGCCTCGCGGCCATAGGCATCGAGCCCAAGGACACCGTGCCCGAAGCGAAGGCCGCGCCGACAGCGCGCCCACAGCGCGCCTTGCGCACGGACACCAAGCAGGCCGCGCTGATCGCCATGCTGCGCGCGCCGGAGGGCGCCACGCTGGACCAGATCGTCGCCGCCACCGGCTGGCAAAAACACACCGCTCGCGGCGCCATGTCTGGCGCTCTAAAAAAGCGCCTCGGGCTGACCATCCACGCCGAGTCGGAGCCCGGTCGCGGGCGGGTTTACCGGATCAGGGACGACGAAGCCTCCTGAGCGCCGCCAGCGCGCCGTGACCTGAAGGAGACCGCGCCCAGCGCGGTCTTTTCTGTTTCCGCCGCGCCGCGCACACGCACAGCCTCGAAGAAGCGCCGCAGCGCGTAGGACCGGACCACCGAGACCACGGTGAAGACGCCGCCGATGGCCAAGTGCTCGCCCATCGTGGCGTGGATCCCGAAGAGCGGAAACACCACCGCCTGCGTCAGGACCGCCACGCCGAAGCCCACCGCGACGTTCGTGACCGCCTCGACGGCCGACATGAGGCGAGACTGCTTCACGCCGCCGCCTTCCGTTCGGCGAGCAGCTCGGCAAACGAGCGCCCGTCGCCCTCGAGGACGGCGGTCTGGCCGGTCAGGTTCTGCCAGCGCTCCACGATCACGTCGATGTAGGCCGGGTTCAGCTCGATGCCGTAGCAGGAACGTCCGGTCGTCTCGGCCGCGATCAGCGTGGTGCCCGATCCCATGAAGGGCTCGTAGACCGCTTGGCCCGGGCTCGAGTTGTTGAGGATCGGGCGGCGCATGCACTCCACCGGCTTCTGGGTGCCGTGGACCGTCTCGGCGTCTTGGTCCTTGTTCGCGATGTGCCAGAGCGTCGTCTGCTTTCGGTCGCCCGCCCAGTGGCCCTTGCCCTTCTTCCGAACCGCGTACCAGCATGGCTCGTGCTGCCAGTGGTAGTCGCCGCGGCTGAGGATCAGCCGGTCCTTGGCCCAGATGATCTGCGACCGGATGTTGAAGCCTGTGGCGATCAGGCTGTCCGCGACTGTGGTGGCGTGCAGCGCCCCGTGCCAGACGTAGGCCACATCGCCCGGGAACAGCGCCCAGGCTTCGCGCCAGTCGGCACGGTCGTCATTCAGGGCCTTGCCGGTCCGCTTGGTGCTGGCCGCGCCCGCCTGGTTGCGCCAGCTCGGGTCGTACTCGACGCCGTAGGGCGGGTCGGTCACCATCAGGAGCGGCTTCACACCGCCCAGCACGCGCTCGACGTCGGTCGCGACCGTGCTGTCGCCGCAGAGCAGTCGGTGGATGCCGAGGATCCACAGATCGCCGATCACCGAGACCGGATCGGCCGGAGGCTCGGGCACCTCGTCTTCGCCTTCGACCGCGCCGCCGAGGGCAGGCGCCTCGATCTCGCCGAGCAGGTCTTCCAGTTCCTCGTCCGAGAAGCCGACAAGGTCGAGGTCGAACTCGATCTCCTGCAGCGCGACCAGCTCGGCCTTCAGCAGTTCCTCGTCCCAGCCCGCGTTCTCGGCGATCTTGTTGTCGGCGATCACCAGCGCGCGGCGCTGCGCCTCGGTCAGATGCGCCAGGACGATCACCGGAACTTCGGTCAGCCCGAGGCGCTGCGCGGCCATCAGCCGCCCGTGGCCAGCGATGATCACGTCGTCGTCGCCGATCAGGATCGGGTTGGTGAAGCCGAACTCCGCGATCGAGGCAGCAATCTGCGCGACCTGCTGGTCGGAGTGCGTCCGGGCGTTCCGCGCGTAGGGCACGAGGCGCTCGGTCGGCATCATCTCGATCTGCAAGGGCGAACTCCAAGAAAAGAGGCCCGATGCTTGGTGAAGCACCGGGCCTTGAGTGGTGGCAGGCTCTACAGGCGGCCGTCCAACAGGAAGATTTTCAAGCGGTGGAAACCCGGAAACCCAAAGGTGGAAACCCACCCCGGAAACCCAGAAAAATCCTTTGTCGCTAGAGACTTACCGCGCTTCCGCCCCCCGCATACGTTCCCTTTCAGGGGGGAACCAAGGCCGGGGGGGGGGCTGGGGCGGGGGAGGGGCCCGTGAGAACCACCTGTCGCCAGTCTATCGTGAAGATGCACCAAAAAGCCGCGTTCTGTCGCGCCAGAAGTTCGACGCCCTGCGCCGTCAAAGCAACGTCTCGGAACCGTTCTCGCGCGGGTTCGCGGCGCGTTCATCCGCAGCCTTTTTCGTCGCCGCCGCGCGCCGCGTTGATTTATCCTGTTTGTTCAGGTGGTTGGCGATGGTTTGCAGGGACGCCACCCACCGCCGCCACGCGGTCTGCCGAACGCATCCCGCTTGGATGCAAACCTGCCGCCAGCGCCAGCCCTCGGCGCGCAGCCAGACGATCCGTGCGTCCTCGGGACCGATGAAGCGCAGCCAGTCGATGCACTCGTCCATGCGCTGGATTTCACCCGCGTTCGGGATCACCCGGATCCGAGCTTCGTGGTAGCCGTAGGCGTGCTTGGCGTCGTGCACGTACTCCGGCCACGAATGGCCGTATCCCTTCGGGCCAGAGCCGGGCGGGTTGGGCAGGCGACGCAGCGTGATGGCTGCCTCCTCCATGCGGTCCTCGATGATGCGTGGTGTGAATTCCATGGCTGATCCCTCGTTCAGTAGATTTGCAGTTGCCGCAGGCGTTCGTGCGTGACGAGCCCGGCCGCCAGCAGCGCGTCGCGCTTTGTGTTGGTGATCACGCTGGTCGGGACGTGCGCGCCGGAGTTGATCCAATCCGCCAGCCTTCGGAGCTGCGCATCGGCATTGGGCGCGACGGCTGCGGATAGCGCATCGCTGTTCTCAGCGATTTTCGACCTTTCGGCTTGGCGCCTGCGCTGGGCATGGGCGTGCCGGATCGCATCCGTGAAGTAATCCCACGTTCGGATCGGGCTTCTGCGTTCGGTTGCGGTGCGCTCCCGAAGGACCGGGATCACGTCGGTCTGGATGTTCAGACCGGCCTCGAGCCATCCCTCAATCACGTGTCCCGTCGACACGATCTGCTTTCGCGCCAATTCGCTCAGTCCCGGACCGCAGGCTGCCAGGCACTCGGCCTCGGCATCGCTGGCGGCGCGACTGCGCTGCGTAGTAATTACAGGTTCTCTTACAAGGTTAGTCTCCGAATTTCGGAGACGGGATTCGCCATTTTTCGGAGACGGCTCCGGCCCTTTTCCGTCTCCGATTTTCGGAGTCGGGTCTTGTGGAAAGTCCGGCTCGAACCCAAAAATATAGCGGGTTGACATTTGCTTTCGGGTGTCGGGGTTGATCCGCCGAACCCGCCTGATGAGCCCGATTTCCTCGAGTTTGGCGAGGTGATCGTTCAGCGACGACACCGACATTTCAGCGTCGACGGCGAGCTGCTGCTGCGATGGAAAGCAGCCGTTGTCCGGGTTGTGGCGATCGGCCAGCATGACGAGAACGCGCCATGTGGCGGGCTTCAATCCGCGCTGCTGAAATGCCCAGTTCGTGGCCTTGTGGCTCATTGGAAGGTCCCCTCTCGAAGTTCGGGGGACGTTCCATCGAGCTGGGAAGCGGCACGTAGGCGCGGAACGGCGCGGGAAGCCTCGGCGCCGCGCCTCCGGTTCGGTCGAAAAAATCGGCACGCATCGCAGCCCGCCGCAGCGCGCCGTAGAGGGTGCTTGGCGTCAGCCTGCGCCCACCCTGGCGGCCAGCCGCGAGAAGGCCGCTCCTGCGCCCGCAGCTCGTCCGTGGTGAACTTGCGCCGCTTTCGGTGCGCCTCGATGAACGCCGCACTCATGGCGTCCCAGCGATCCGTGTCGCGAAGCCATGCGCGCGCAGTGCCCTGACCGCGTCGTCCACCGACCGGACGAGCGCCCAGCAAAAGCCTTGCTGGGTCACCGCATCGCGGAATTCCTCCTGCGCTGGGCGCAAGCGCCCGGTGCTGCTCTTCACCTCGAGGAACATCACCTTGCCCTGCGAGAGCACCACCAGATCGGCGAAGCCCGGGTGAACGCCCATGCCGACAAGAATGGCTTGGCGCACGTGCCCAGCGCGCCCGCCAGACGCGATCTCGTTGGCTGCGTGGTGCACGATCGAGCCCTTTGGCAGAACCGCCCGCAGGAGGCTCACGATGGCTCTCTGAATGTCCGCCTCCGGCGTGCCGCGCTTCTTCACCGGACGCCTCCGTGGCCGAGGCCGGGGATAAGCGCGTCGACGCCCTGCCGCATGCAGGCAAAGCGGATCGCCACCACTTCCGGGTTATCCGCCCAGCGCTCGCCGGGCTTGTCGTGCAGCTCGTCCCAAAGCACCGAGAACGCGCGCCGCGGGTCGCCACCAGACGCATCAAGGTGCTGCGTGGCGCCGATGCCCTCGTCGTAGCACTCGCGGTCCTCGATCTGCTGCAGCAGCTCGGTATGCACATGAATGACGCGGAGCGTCAGGCGCGAGATTTCGCGCGGCATGAAGCGGGGGATGCGCGGACCAGGCAAAGGCTTGGCCAGACGCTTGGGCCAGGGGACCTCGCGCTCCCGCCCGTCGGCCTCATAGGAAAAGACCAGCCGTCCGGGCGTGACGTTGATCCCGGAAATGCGGATCGCCTCTCTCACCCAGAGCAGGTCGCCCGGCTGCAGGCGGGCCAGTGGCGAGGACGACAGCCTGCGCGTGACGGTCTTGCAGCGATCCTGCAGGGCGAGAACCATCGGTCCGGAAAAGCTGATGGGCAGGATGCGGGTCGGTTCAGCGTGCATCGCGCGCCTCCGGATAGTCGGTCTTGCGCTCGAGGCGTTTGCGGCAGGGCGGGATCCAGATGAGTTGCGGCGGCGTCCGCGACCAGCCGGGCGGGATCGGCCGAGTATCCCAGACCAGCCAGCAGTAGGCTGTCGCCGTCGAGCCGGTCGCGGTGAGGCGTCCCTTCACCATCGGCACTCGCTCGGCGAACTGCGCGACGAAGGTCGGCGGGTGAGGCAGGAACAGGCGGCCGTGGCGATCCACGCCCTCAAGGAATGCAAGGCGCGTCAGCATCGCCACGCCCTTGCGCGGCTGCAGCGCGATGGCGCGCCGAATGAACTCTGGCGCCAGCTTGAACGGCGGATTGGTGATGATCCAGTCGACGCCCTGTTTCTCGATGCGCGGCGGCACGGCGTCGAGGCCGAGGAAATCCGCCACTCGCGTCTGGCCGTGGTATTCGGCTGTGCGGGCCTCCTCTCCGCTGTAATCAGCGACGTCCGATGCGTGTACGGCGAAGAAGTACTCGGCCAGCGTTGCCGCCATGTGCCCGCGCCCGCAGGCAGGCTCCCAGACGTTCTGAGACCGATGTTCGGCAGGAATGCGATCAGCCGACCAATCGGCTCCTGAAAGCCGCGGGCCGATCACTTCCTCGATCAGCGCCCGGGTTGCCCATGGTGGCGTCGGAAAATCATCGAGGCTCTGCCGGGATTCGACGCGCCTCTGCATGACGGCGGTGGAACGGTTCTGCGTCATCGTTCACTCCCCGATGCTCGCCGCCGGATGGCGGGCGCGGGAGAGCAGGCGCGGGCAATCCGTATCGCCGAAGAACGGGCACCACGACAGGTGCCCCGATCCGTCGGGCGCGATGGGCTGGTGGCAATCAGCGCACCGCTGGTCGACCGGGACTTCCGGCTTTCGGGTGAGCCCGACCACTGTGATGAAGCCGTCGTCCTCGACGTTGTCGTACTGCCGCATGGCGATCACTCCACGCCAGCGGTGCGCGTCAGCCGGGTGACGATCGCTTCCATCAGGTCGATGCGGCGATCCGCATCTTCTTGCGACAGCCGGCCAGCGCGCACTTGGTTGGGATAGACGCGACGGCGCATGAACGCTTCGCGCTGGGCTTCCTCGATAAGCTCCCGGACGCCGAAGCGTCCGGAGGCCACAATCTGTGGTGCTCGATCAGCCATCGACAAAGCCCTCGCAGGCTTTCTCGATCATCCGGTCGATGGTCTTTCGGCCGCTTTCGCCGATCGGGTCGGGGCCCCATTCGTGGGCGATCCGTTTCCCGCCCGGCATTTCGAGCGACAAGCGGAAGGAAGGAGCGAACCGCTTGGGGATTTCGTCGCTGATCCACGGGATCGGGTACCATGGGCGCCCGGCGTAGTTGTCGGCGAAGTCGACCAGCTCGTTGTCCGGTCCGTCCTGCTCGAGGAACCGGACCATAATGCTCTCGTCCTCGTTGTCCTCGGCCCAGACCTGCACCAGCCACCATTGGTCGCGGCCAGAAATGTTGGCGCGCATGAAGCCGAACGGTTCGCCGGTGTCGTGCGGGTTGAACGGGACCAGATAGCTTTGCTTCAGGTCGAGCATCACGACGCCCTCCCGAAGAACACCGGCCGCCCGGTCTCTTCCGCAGCGGCGACAGCGATCTGCATGAAGTGCGCCCGGCGCTGGTACTCCACCCGGCGCCAGATGAAGCCCATCTGAAGCTGCCCGCCGTTGATCCGCCACCGGAAGGCACAGCGCAGAGGCACCGGCTCTTCGCCCTCGTAGAGCGGGATCGAGAGCACGAACTCGCGCGGCACCTTGATGTCGCCCTTGGCGCGGGTTTCGGTCTCGTAGACGAAGGACCGGTCACCGTTCTCGAGCCGCGTCGAGCTCTTGAAGGTCACGCCCTGCGTGCCTTCCAGATCCCGGCTGATCTCGATCAGGACCGCAGGCTCTGGATCGATCACGTCGACCGCGTTTTCCTCGAGGAACGCGGCAAATTCCGCCTGCCCGTGGAAGGAGTTCTCCATCTCCGCCCAGCGCTTGAATTCCTCTGACGGGCGAAGCTTCAGCGTGCAGGTGTGCTCGCGCGGCTGCGGATCGAGGCTTTCTCCGTCGACCACGGCATTGTCGAAGTGCCAGTCGAGAACCGCCTTGATGCTGCCTGCGTCGTAATCCGCGATCAGGACGGACCGAGCGTCCGAGAAGCGGTTCACGTAGGCCGAGAGGGACGCGCGCTGGTCGACAACCACCGCCGTTTTGATGATGTGCGGAGGCAGCGCGTGCGGGTCGTGGGCGGCCTCGAGGCGGAAGCCCTCGGGCACGAGGATGTG encodes the following:
- a CDS encoding DUF6362 family protein — encoded protein: MEFTPRIIEDRMEEAAITLRRLPNPPGSGPKGYGHSWPEYVHDAKHAYGYHEARIRVIPNAGEIQRMDECIDWLRFIGPEDARIVWLRAEGWRWRQVCIQAGCVRQTAWRRWVASLQTIANHLNKQDKSTRRAAATKKAADERAANPRENGSETLL
- a CDS encoding DUF3489 domain-containing protein, translating into MTTLSDTQLVILSAAAQRKDHLALPLPANLRGGAASKVVGAMLAKGLLQEVDADLRNSEPVWRETGDGHGTTLVATDAGLAAIGIEPKDTVPEAKAAPTARPQRALRTDTKQAALIAMLRAPEGATLDQIVAATGWQKHTARGAMSGALKKRLGLTIHAESEPGRGRVYRIRDDEAS
- a CDS encoding VRR-NUC domain-containing protein, which gives rise to MKKRGTPEADIQRAIVSLLRAVLPKGSIVHHAANEIASGGRAGHVRQAILVGMGVHPGFADLVVLSQGKVMFLEVKSSTGRLRPAQEEFRDAVTQQGFCWALVRSVDDAVRALRAHGFATRIAGTP
- a CDS encoding phage head-tail joining protein, which encodes MARFTQAQLDAIKRAYASGVTEVSYDGKTTKYRSLNEMRQIIATIEADLAAQGGKKLPIAGFASYRRS
- a CDS encoding class I SAM-dependent methyltransferase, with amino-acid sequence MTQNRSTAVMQRRVESRQSLDDFPTPPWATRALIEEVIGPRLSGADWSADRIPAEHRSQNVWEPACGRGHMAATLAEYFFAVHASDVADYSGEEARTAEYHGQTRVADFLGLDAVPPRIEKQGVDWIITNPPFKLAPEFIRRAIALQPRKGVAMLTRLAFLEGVDRHGRLFLPHPPTFVAQFAERVPMVKGRLTATGSTATAYCWLVWDTRPIPPGWSRTPPQLIWIPPCRKRLERKTDYPEARDAR
- a CDS encoding helix-turn-helix domain-containing protein, with translation MSHKATNWAFQQRGLKPATWRVLVMLADRHNPDNGCFPSQQQLAVDAEMSVSSLNDHLAKLEEIGLIRRVRRINPDTRKQMSTRYIFGFEPDFPQDPTPKIGDGKGPEPSPKNGESRLRNSETNLVREPVITTQRSRAASDAEAECLAACGPGLSELARKQIVSTGHVIEGWLEAGLNIQTDVIPVLRERTATERRSPIRTWDYFTDAIRHAHAQRRRQAERSKIAENSDALSAAVAPNADAQLRRLADWINSGAHVPTSVITNTKRDALLAAGLVTHERLRQLQIY
- a CDS encoding DUF2303 family protein, which codes for MATKLPPQASTSAHVEAHPESALDAAIKAARLASPVIEGPHGARHILVPEGFRLEAAHDPHALPPHIIKTAVVVDQRASLSAYVNRFSDARSVLIADYDAGSIKAVLDWHFDNAVVDGESLDPQPREHTCTLKLRPSEEFKRWAEMENSFHGQAEFAAFLEENAVDVIDPEPAVLIEISRDLEGTQGVTFKSSTRLENGDRSFVYETETRAKGDIKVPREFVLSIPLYEGEEPVPLRCAFRWRINGGQLQMGFIWRRVEYQRRAHFMQIAVAAAEETGRPVFFGRAS
- a CDS encoding site-specific DNA-methyltransferase, translated to MQIEMMPTERLVPYARNARTHSDQQVAQIAASIAEFGFTNPILIGDDDVIIAGHGRLMAAQRLGLTEVPVIVLAHLTEAQRRALVIADNKIAENAGWDEELLKAELVALQEIEFDLDLVGFSDEELEDLLGEIEAPALGGAVEGEDEVPEPPADPVSVIGDLWILGIHRLLCGDSTVATDVERVLGGVKPLLMVTDPPYGVEYDPSWRNQAGAASTKRTGKALNDDRADWREAWALFPGDVAYVWHGALHATTVADSLIATGFNIRSQIIWAKDRLILSRGDYHWQHEPCWYAVRKKGKGHWAGDRKQTTLWHIANKDQDAETVHGTQKPVECMRRPILNNSSPGQAVYEPFMGSGTTLIAAETTGRSCYGIELNPAYIDVIVERWQNLTGQTAVLEGDGRSFAELLAERKAAA
- a CDS encoding phage terminase large subunit family protein, coding for MNFADFDGADEIRRAWLAGLAPDPALTVSEWADRHRILSSRAASEAGPYRTARTPFMRAIMDALSPSSPAQRVVFMKAAQVGATEAGNNWIGFAMHRAPGPFLAVQPTVDLAKRLSQQRIDPLIEESPELRALVMPSRSRDSGNTILGKRFPGGQLILTGANSAVGLRSMPARWVFLDEVDAYPGDLDGEGDPIALAEARTISFGHRSKVFLASTPTIKGLSRIEREYEMSDQQRYHVPCPHCGGLQWLQFERLRWEKGRPETARYICEHCDEPIAERHKTAMMDEANGACWMPTADPETLANAQAAGVVGFHISGLYSPLGWLSWEEIARGWEQAVGNDAALKTLKNTVLGETWQEKGEAPDWQRLYERRENWQLGHAPEGVLVLTGGADVQRDRIEIDVWGWGKNLRSWLVDHIVIEGDTARPEVWHDLTEFLNTTWPHEGGANMALARMAIDTGDGVTTDAVYSWVRSVGRGQVIAIKGVAGFDRSTPVDGPTYVETTEAGRKLRRGVQLWKVAGAVFKSETYRFLRLNAPTEEDISAGGEWPTGYIHIPKGTPAEWMKQLTAEQLMTIKTRQGFQKLEWQKTRDRNEALDCRVYARAAAWLMGLDRWDQRRWEQLEEQINLGREDAAPPAGVPNRPSTKQAPRRSSDWMGSRGRKWF
- a CDS encoding elements of external origin → MGMSRRQYAAHRGVSHTAVGKAIATGRITVEADGTIDPVKADRQWDAQTDPAKQRGPNAQAMGAATAAGTARASATKPVPRSAIEAVSETLREAGAEPDPTAGGEVSFLRARMANEVIKAQTAKVKLAKMKGELVDRARTTAAVFDLARRERDAWQNWPPRVAANMAAELGVDPHKMEQVLDKYLRKHLADMAEVKLELR